In a genomic window of Octopus sinensis linkage group LG16, ASM634580v1, whole genome shotgun sequence:
- the LOC115220269 gene encoding stomatin-like protein 2, mitochondrial — MSLLKILRPQCLLSKRYGVLNMVSGAQQHVRHRSRLPMNTMLLFVPQQEAWIIERFGKYHKILEPGLNLVFPVIDTIKYVQSLKEIAIDIPQQSAISIDNVTLQIDGVLYLRVVDAYKASYGVEDAEYAITQLAQTTMRSEIGKINLDTVFRERELLNYAIVEAINKAAEAWGIDCLRYEIRDMKLPARIQEAMQMQVEAERKKRAAILESEGIREADINVAEGNKQSIILASEANKLERINQAAGEAEAIVKRAKAKSESILLIANAIAENHGSDAVSMKIAEEYVYAFSQLAKTGNTVVVPANTNDISGMVTQALSIYKGLGINLKAPEPSKESSEIPSRFNKSGSFSPP, encoded by the exons ATGAGTTTGCTGAAGATCCTACGGCCTCAGTGTTTGCTGTCGAAACGATATGGA GTTCTGAACATGGTCAGCGGAGCCCAACAACATGTACGGCATCGATCGAGATTACCAATGAACACAATGTTATTATTTGTCCCACAACAAGAAGCATGGATTATTGAAAGATTCGGCAAATACCATAAAATCTTAGAACCA ggCCTTAACTTGGTTTTTCCTGTTATTGATACCATTAAATACgtccaaagtttgaaagaaattgcCATTGATATTCCCCAACAAAGTGCTATTTCTATTG ATAATGTTACCTTACAAATTGATGGAGTACTTTACCTCAGAGTGGTCGATGCATACAAA gcCAGCTATGGTGTTGAAGATGCTGAGTACGCTATCACACAGCTTGCTCAAACAACAATGAGATCTGAAATAGGCAAAATCAATCTTGATACTGTATTTAGGGAACGAGAACTGTTAAATTATGCTATCGTAG aaGCTATCAATAAAGCAGCCGAGGCCTGGGGTATTGACTGCTTGAGATACGAAATCA GGGACATGAAATTACCAGCACGTATACAAGAAGCTATGCAAATGCAAGTGGAAGCCGAACGGAAAAAGCGAGCAGCCATTTTGGAATCAGAAG GTATCCGTGAAGCTGATATTAATGTAGCTGAAGGTAACAAACAATCCATCATTTTGGCATCAGAAGCTAACAAACTAGAACGGATAAATCAAGCTGCTG GTGAAGCTGAAGCCATTGTGAAACGAGCCAAAGCAAAGTCTGAATCTATTCTCTTAATAGCAAATGCCATTGCAGAGAAC CATGGTTCTGATGCAGTATCTATGAAAATAGCTGAAGAATATGTCTACGCTTTCTCTCAACTTGCAAAGACTGGCAATACTGTTGTGGTCCCAGCAAATACTAATGATATCTCTGGCATGGTGACACAG GCTCTCAGTATATACAAAGGCTTGGGGATTAATTTGAAAGCACCAGAACCTTCTAAAGAATCAAGTGAAATTCCTTCACGGTTTAACAAAAGTGGCTCCTTCAGTCCTCCTTGA